A region from the Sandaracinus amylolyticus genome encodes:
- a CDS encoding BON domain-containing protein codes for MPRPRASRDARCGARALIVCLGGASLLACGGEPQRTTVQRPRATTTRPAATASRGVATRTEETAHDRTSIDDEDIGAALRRRLARDDALPPNAVAVAIDRGVATLSGTVPHLPAARRARAIAASTRGVVDVVSRIEVRGAARGDETLEDEVRRAIQLDPAMADRAIEIEVHDSVVTLRSVVGTLTEARLAEEIAGSVRGVRAVQNDLQLEPMGDPTDEQIRAAVLARIERDVRIDPAGIDVMVDDGTVALSGVVGSVAERDVAHELAEVSGARVIDPHALEVQWWTRDTLRRDATPLDDGRITSAVRDTITNDPRVRAPNLAIGVTSGLATLRGIVPSAYARASATEDALNVVGVRRVGDQLQVQTDAVENGELQQRVAERLAASAWTSESEIDVEAREGRVTLRGTVPSRFLERAARDVATRIVGVREVADEIALEEDVEPLEDWELAAEVQSGLEWNPFLDRMNVQVTASEGVATLRGEVDDVRAFREAEREAEAAGALEVVNELSIRAVESVAPRTPAPVRIE; via the coding sequence ATGCCGAGACCCCGAGCCTCACGAGATGCGCGCTGCGGTGCGCGCGCGCTGATCGTCTGCCTCGGAGGCGCTTCGCTGCTCGCGTGTGGCGGTGAGCCGCAGCGAACGACGGTGCAGCGACCTCGCGCGACCACCACGCGACCGGCCGCGACCGCGTCGCGCGGCGTCGCGACGCGCACCGAGGAGACCGCGCACGATCGCACCTCGATCGACGACGAGGACATCGGCGCCGCGCTGAGGCGGCGCCTTGCGCGCGACGACGCGCTCCCCCCGAACGCCGTCGCGGTCGCGATCGATCGGGGCGTCGCCACGCTGAGCGGCACCGTCCCGCACCTGCCCGCTGCGCGACGCGCGCGCGCGATCGCCGCCTCGACGCGCGGCGTGGTCGACGTGGTCTCGCGCATCGAGGTCCGCGGCGCGGCGCGCGGCGACGAGACGCTCGAGGACGAGGTCCGCCGCGCGATCCAGCTCGATCCCGCGATGGCGGATCGCGCGATCGAGATCGAGGTCCACGACTCCGTCGTCACGCTCCGCAGCGTCGTCGGGACGCTCACCGAGGCGCGCCTCGCGGAAGAGATCGCGGGCTCCGTGCGCGGCGTACGCGCCGTCCAGAACGACCTCCAGCTCGAGCCGATGGGCGACCCGACCGACGAGCAGATCCGCGCCGCGGTGCTCGCGCGCATCGAGCGCGACGTGCGCATCGATCCCGCCGGCATCGACGTGATGGTCGACGACGGCACGGTCGCGCTCTCGGGCGTCGTCGGCAGCGTCGCCGAGCGCGACGTCGCGCACGAGCTCGCCGAGGTCTCGGGCGCGCGCGTGATCGATCCCCACGCGCTCGAGGTGCAGTGGTGGACGCGCGACACGCTGCGCCGCGACGCGACACCGCTCGACGACGGCCGCATCACCAGCGCGGTGCGTGACACGATCACGAACGATCCGCGCGTCCGCGCGCCGAACCTCGCGATCGGCGTCACGTCCGGGCTCGCGACGCTGCGCGGGATCGTGCCGAGCGCGTACGCGCGCGCGTCGGCGACGGAGGACGCGCTGAACGTCGTCGGGGTCCGGCGCGTCGGCGATCAGCTCCAGGTGCAGACCGACGCGGTCGAGAACGGCGAGCTCCAGCAGCGCGTCGCCGAGCGCCTCGCGGCGAGCGCGTGGACGAGCGAGAGCGAGATCGACGTCGAGGCGCGCGAAGGACGCGTGACGTTGCGCGGCACGGTCCCTTCGCGGTTCCTCGAGCGGGCTGCGCGCGACGTCGCGACGCGGATCGTCGGCGTGCGCGAGGTCGCGGACGAGATCGCGCTCGAGGAAGACGTCGAGCCGCTCGAGGACTGGGAGCTCGCCGCCGAAGTGCAGAGCGGGCTCGAGTGGAACCCGTTCCTCGACCGCATGAACGTGCAGGTCACCGCGAGCGAAGGCGTCGCGACGCTGCGCGGCGAGGTCGACGACGTGCGCGCCTTTCGGGAGGCCGAGCGCGAGGCGGAAGCCGCAGGCGCGCTCGAGGTCGTCAACGAGCTCTCGATCCGCGCCGTCGAGAGCGTCGCACCGCGCACGCCTGCGCCGGTGCGCATCGAGTAG
- a CDS encoding Ig-like domain-containing protein, whose amino-acid sequence MTNSTIRRALLALVLALAGCERDDTVIPPADAHVPTVDGGTDAAAPDRTAPTIVDTDPDEGSVDVARDRAVTITFSEPMRMGTWSARAEGELVVGADASVDGETLTIDAPDGWPAASEIEIRLDDDWRDGAGNLVARPFVLRFTTADDDGPAVVESSPAEGASDVSVRAGALQIRFSEPMDQGAGTVRLEGGPGSLDATAPSWSATAVTYPLVDLAHDTSYRVVLEGFRDLAGNALDATTLGGDAVLDFTTGPDDEAPRAIASRPVEGHVDVGVLELGGTLEVSFDEDMDTAITSVPIHVGTDAPVDVDVSWPDARRAEIAVAGRLRLDRAIRVDLRGLRDVAGNALAPEPYLVDGELDFLTGTDAFVPFVVASTPLEAATGVTNPVGEVRLAFSETMDESTAEVTVRDNVGGTFTVTGTWTGAGTTLIVPFEFRAGRTYEVDARALRDRTGTPLSDAHAYLGDGVLDFTTATPTGASCADPLQLEHGTTDPATGRTTFLLRGNLRTRNNGSQSCDVEGHGGQDAVVQYTKTTPDLSDASGNGRALRITATTATNNVDLEVFRGVCDPRDPAAASAMVRCAMDQRTWDVVLDVPAGDYFLWVANTASRGDITITVEEVATLRDGETCETAWDTTSAIYTAPTAPGAPHVWDVPASLGSSVDVDDANGPDDGLACVETERDDVVLSFTKSEADTVLDVSVTASTFTIASELVFGGCRPDAPGATRGACVSGAGTGGRRFTARGPAGPVHVWLSSGLSGRTFSGARVEIREIPASVAPGSSCATAIPIAPGTSVPVMPDHAARYDAPSCFTPAANVTWYAFDSTEQLTHVRADLGGAIALVDAASGRTIGCADDASVRPLFHFAPIGSRVCVAIESGALIRSLAVEPIDYDGAGAQPAARVPIDPPSLAGTVFDDYDRETWLAATPTRLYQNMGLLAVIDAPAAGGPSHLEGGLDVHAAGRAAVTVGEALFAVTQASLSSSQRVFRYTDPSGAWAPEVWDLGAPSGTYTGFINALTSDGTSLIAVEERLTSGTTVRNARVFQLSTTTAGPPAALGQIQDGYNVTGVAADAQFLYFFGRAPGASRPDLYRLARADLAGGTPVLPTRIYTFPASTGPSSSAAAEMALDDLTSPRYLYLSGDAGSIHVIENPAGESPRYLGAIWRGESGDGAWDLQRSTGDIFVFSTSLERQGAWYRLER is encoded by the coding sequence ATGACGAACTCGACGATCCGTCGCGCTCTCCTCGCCCTCGTGCTCGCGCTCGCCGGCTGCGAGCGCGACGACACCGTGATCCCGCCTGCCGATGCGCACGTGCCCACGGTCGACGGCGGCACCGACGCCGCAGCGCCGGATCGCACCGCCCCGACCATCGTCGACACCGATCCCGACGAAGGCAGCGTCGACGTGGCGCGTGATCGCGCGGTCACGATCACGTTCTCGGAGCCCATGCGCATGGGCACGTGGAGCGCGCGCGCGGAAGGCGAGCTCGTCGTGGGCGCCGACGCCTCGGTCGACGGCGAGACGCTCACGATCGACGCGCCGGACGGCTGGCCCGCAGCGTCGGAGATCGAGATCCGCCTCGACGACGACTGGCGCGACGGCGCGGGCAACCTGGTCGCGCGCCCGTTCGTGCTGCGCTTCACGACCGCCGACGACGACGGTCCCGCCGTGGTCGAGAGCTCGCCCGCGGAGGGCGCGAGCGATGTCTCGGTGCGCGCCGGCGCGCTGCAGATCCGCTTCAGCGAGCCGATGGATCAGGGCGCCGGAACGGTCCGGCTCGAGGGCGGCCCCGGATCGCTCGACGCGACCGCGCCGTCGTGGAGCGCGACCGCAGTCACCTACCCGCTCGTCGATCTCGCGCACGACACGAGCTACCGCGTCGTGCTCGAGGGCTTCCGCGATCTCGCGGGGAACGCGCTCGATGCGACGACGCTCGGCGGCGACGCCGTGCTGGACTTCACGACTGGGCCCGACGACGAGGCGCCGCGTGCGATCGCGTCGAGGCCCGTCGAGGGCCACGTCGACGTGGGCGTGCTCGAGCTCGGCGGGACGCTCGAGGTCTCGTTCGACGAGGACATGGACACCGCCATCACCAGCGTGCCGATCCACGTCGGTACCGACGCGCCCGTCGACGTCGACGTGAGCTGGCCCGACGCGCGCCGCGCGGAGATCGCGGTCGCGGGGCGGCTTCGCCTCGATCGCGCGATCCGCGTCGATCTGCGAGGGTTGCGCGACGTCGCGGGCAATGCGCTCGCGCCCGAGCCCTACCTCGTCGACGGCGAGCTCGACTTCCTGACCGGCACGGATGCGTTCGTGCCCTTCGTCGTCGCGAGCACGCCGCTCGAGGCGGCGACCGGCGTGACGAACCCGGTCGGGGAGGTGCGGCTCGCGTTCTCGGAGACGATGGACGAGTCGACCGCGGAGGTCACCGTCCGCGACAACGTCGGCGGCACCTTCACGGTCACCGGCACGTGGACCGGCGCAGGCACGACGCTGATCGTGCCCTTCGAGTTCCGCGCCGGCCGCACCTACGAGGTGGACGCGCGCGCACTGCGCGATCGCACCGGCACGCCGCTCTCCGATGCGCACGCGTACCTCGGCGACGGCGTGCTCGACTTCACGACCGCGACGCCCACCGGCGCGTCGTGCGCAGACCCGCTGCAGCTCGAGCACGGCACGACGGATCCCGCGACGGGCCGCACGACGTTCCTGCTCCGCGGCAACCTCCGCACGCGGAACAACGGCAGCCAGTCGTGCGACGTCGAGGGCCACGGCGGTCAGGACGCCGTCGTGCAGTACACGAAGACGACGCCCGACTTGAGCGATGCCTCGGGGAACGGGCGCGCGCTGCGCATCACCGCGACGACGGCCACGAACAACGTCGACCTCGAGGTCTTCCGCGGCGTGTGCGACCCGCGCGACCCCGCCGCGGCATCGGCGATGGTGCGCTGCGCGATGGATCAGCGGACGTGGGACGTCGTGCTCGACGTGCCCGCGGGCGACTACTTCCTCTGGGTCGCGAACACCGCGAGCCGCGGCGACATCACCATCACCGTCGAAGAGGTCGCGACGCTCCGCGACGGCGAGACCTGCGAGACGGCGTGGGACACGACGAGCGCGATCTACACCGCGCCCACCGCTCCCGGCGCGCCGCACGTGTGGGACGTGCCCGCGTCGCTCGGCTCGTCGGTCGACGTCGACGACGCGAACGGTCCCGACGACGGGCTCGCGTGCGTCGAGACGGAGCGTGACGACGTCGTCCTCTCGTTCACGAAGAGCGAGGCGGACACGGTCCTCGACGTCTCGGTCACCGCGTCGACGTTCACGATCGCCAGCGAGCTCGTGTTCGGCGGGTGCCGCCCCGACGCGCCCGGCGCGACCCGCGGCGCGTGCGTGAGCGGCGCCGGCACGGGCGGTCGTCGCTTCACCGCGCGCGGTCCTGCGGGCCCGGTGCACGTCTGGCTGTCGTCGGGGCTCTCGGGCCGCACGTTCTCGGGCGCGCGCGTCGAGATCCGCGAGATCCCCGCGTCGGTTGCGCCCGGCTCGAGCTGCGCGACGGCGATCCCGATCGCGCCGGGGACGAGCGTGCCGGTGATGCCCGATCACGCGGCGCGCTACGACGCGCCGAGCTGCTTCACGCCGGCGGCGAACGTGACGTGGTACGCGTTCGACTCGACGGAGCAGCTCACGCACGTGCGCGCGGATCTCGGCGGCGCGATCGCGCTCGTCGATGCCGCGAGCGGACGCACGATCGGCTGCGCCGACGACGCGAGCGTGCGGCCGCTGTTCCACTTCGCGCCGATCGGCTCGCGCGTCTGCGTCGCGATCGAATCGGGCGCGCTGATCCGCTCGCTCGCGGTGGAGCCGATCGACTACGACGGCGCGGGCGCGCAGCCGGCGGCGCGCGTGCCGATCGATCCGCCCTCGCTCGCAGGCACGGTGTTCGACGACTACGATCGCGAGACGTGGTTGGCCGCCACGCCGACGCGGCTCTACCAGAACATGGGTCTGCTCGCGGTGATCGACGCGCCCGCCGCCGGCGGCCCGTCGCACCTCGAGGGCGGACTCGACGTGCACGCGGCCGGCCGCGCCGCGGTCACGGTCGGCGAGGCGCTGTTCGCGGTGACGCAGGCGTCGCTCTCGAGCAGCCAGCGCGTGTTCCGCTACACGGACCCGAGCGGTGCGTGGGCTCCCGAGGTCTGGGATCTCGGCGCGCCGAGCGGGACCTACACGGGCTTCATCAACGCGCTGACCAGCGATGGAACGTCGCTGATCGCCGTCGAGGAACGGCTCACGAGCGGCACGACCGTACGGAACGCGCGCGTGTTCCAGCTGTCGACGACGACCGCGGGACCGCCGGCGGCGCTCGGCCAGATCCAAGACGGCTACAACGTGACCGGCGTCGCGGCCGACGCGCAGTTCCTGTACTTCTTCGGTCGCGCGCCCGGCGCGAGTCGACCGGATCTCTACCGCCTCGCGCGGGCCGATCTCGCGGGAGGGACGCCCGTGCTGCCCACGCGCATCTACACGTTCCCCGCCAGCACCGGACCGTCGTCGTCGGCCGCCGCCGAGATGGCGCTCGACGACCTCACGTCACCTCGGTACCTCTATCTGTCGGGTGACGCGGGCTCGATCCACGTGATCGAGAATCCCGCTGGCGAGAGCCCGCGCTACCTCGGCGCGATCTGGCGCGGCGAGTCCGGCGACGGCGCCTGGGATCTACAGCGCTCGACCGGCGACATCTTCGTCTTCTCCACGTCGCTCGAGCGCCAGGGCGCTTGGTACCGACTGGAGCGCTGA